CTCACTTTAACGATAGAAAAAAATACAAAAGGGGGTCCAGCTTTTGAGAATAACAGGCAATCAACCATTCATCGAGTCTTAGCCGCTATTCTTCCAGCAGCTTTTTGCGGATTACTGGTACTGGGTTTAAAGCATTCCCAGGGAATCTGATAAACAGGAATCACAGCCCGCGCACATGTGCTGTACCAACAACGGTCACTGAGCAGGTACCGATTATATCGATCAAACGGCTTGTGGTGTCAAACCGAAACAGGATGAGTGAATAGGTGTGGAGAACTGGGGCTATCGGTTAAGCAGGGGCAAGTTTAGTGACGAAGTAGATTCTAACTGTTTCCAGATTTCAATTTTGTTTGCTGAAATTATCATGTAGAGGAATAGACCAATGAAAAACGCAACCTGGATTCCCCTTCTGGCGGCCGCTCTGATAATGGCCTGCTTTGGGGAGCAAGCCCAGGCAGGATACCTGGGAGCAGGTAGTTATAATTGTTGCCCCACAGAAGCATGTACTTCTTGTGGCGATTACTGTGCTGCCAAAGAATGCTCGAGTACCTGCTACAAAACTGTCGTAGAAACCGTATGGGAAAAGCAGAACTATACCTGTCAAAAAACAGTGTATGACACGATCTGCGAAAAAGTTCCCGTGCAATACACCAAGAACGTTTACAAGACCTGCTACCGTGATGAATGCTATACGGTTTGCAAGCCTGTTTACAACACCTGTTATCGCGACGTCTGCTACAAAGTCTGCCGTCCCGTTTACAAAACCTGCTACCGCACTGTAACCTGCAAACGCCGACGGCCTGTGTACAATACCTGCTATCGCGACGTCTGCTACACAGTCTGCAAGCCGGTTTACAACACCTGCTACCGAGATGTTTGCTACAACGTAAGACGTCCGATTTGTGAAACCCACTATCGTGATGTTTGCTGCACCATTTATAAAACGAATTACAAAACCTGTTACCGAGATGTATGTCGGACTGTTTGCAAGCCCGTTCACACCTGGCACGACGTTGAAGTCTGCTGTGGCGAATGGAAAACAACAACCGAACATTGCCCCGGTCCGGTTGTGGAAAAATGTGTCTGTGAGCCTGGAACCTGGGAATACGATTGCAGCTCATGCTGCCCGATCTACAAACCCGGTTGCTGCAAAACAGTCAAAGTACAGTGCCCCGGCACAACGATCTGCCGACGGATCTGGTGCCCCAAGACGGTCACCCGAAAAGTCTGCTGCACAACCTACAAACGTGAGTGCGTCCAAGAACGGGTTCCTTACACAGTATGTGAGCGAGTTCCCTGCACCATTACCAAGCGAGTCCCTTACACTTGCGTTCGTTACGAATGTGAAACACGAACCAAGAAGGTTCCTTACACCACCTGCAAGATGGTACGTGAGTGCCGCACCCGCAAGGTTCCTTACACTACTTGCTGCTGGAAAGAAGAATGCGTAACAAAACAGGTTCCTTACACCACTTGCACCATGGTTTCAGAATGTCGGACCCGCAAGGTTCCTTACACCACCTGCAGCTATGAGCAAAAAACCTGTACTCGTAAAGTTCCTTACACCACCTGTCAGCAGGTTTGCTGCACACGGTATGTAACTAAAAGAAAATGTGTACCACGAACGGTATGTGTTACTAAAACACGATGTGTGCCGAGACAAGTTTGTCGGAAAGTACCAGTGACTGTCTGCTGCCCCGCGCCAAAGACATGCACTGCTCCTGCTCCTAAGACTTGTGTCAGCAACTAGTCAAAGCGAAGCCAGAAGAGTTTTCAGCAACTGAAAATTGAAACTGCAGAAGGGCGGTTGATCTTAGATCAGCCGCCCTTTTTGTATTTGGTGAGCGTCTCGTCTTCCTCTCCTGAAACAGTCTGACTGCAGGAGGCCTATCCCTGATTGAGGAATACTCTCCTTTTCCTTCCTGATCCCCGCTCCCTCTCTGTCTTATACAAGGCTTCTGAGCGTGATTCATATTCTGTCTGCTGTTAACTCCTTGTCGACGCGTGAAATAGGACTTCGTGTAAAACCGGTAACCGCTCTGGGGCTGTGTTTCCCTCCAGACAGCCACGATAAAAAGTGTGTTTTCCAGTTGAGAAACGGCATTTTTTTTAAGTTACTTGATTAACAGTAAACACTTGAAATCGTCAAAAGAGTTATTGTTTTCTGAAGAGGCCCGTTTACATTGAGGACACTTTGATTCTGCGGGCTGTGAATGGGATCACAAATACCGCTAACAAACCATGCACGAACAAAGGAGAGCCAAGATGAAACGAAATTCTTTTCGAAGATCAGGTTTTACCCTGATCGAGCTACTTGTGGTCATTGCGATCATTGCCATTCTGATTGCATTATTACTGCCGGCGGTGCAACAGGCACGAGAGGCAGCACGACGTTCCCAGTGTAAGAATAATCTGAAACAGATTGGACTGGCTCTGCATAATTACCATGGTTCCCATCGTACTTTTCCTTCCGGTATTATCCGTTTAGGTTCTAAACCCGACTGGAACAATCTGTTAGGCTGGGGCACGATGATCCTGCCTTACCTGGATCAGGGGCCGCTTTACAATAAAATCAATGTCAATCAGGCATGGATGACAGGAGGCGGCTCTGCCAGTAATCTCAATGAGCCGGCTGCCAAAACCGGACTGCCCGCTTTTGTCTGTCCCTCTGATGCAGGTAAATTAATTAATAAGGACAGCTGGAAGGTTGTCGATCCCAATACTTCTTCCACGAAAACAGAGGGGGTTGGTAAATCGAATTACCTGGGACTGCGTGGCTCCCGCCGTCTGTCCGATTTTGGTGGAGGAACAACCGCCCGCATGAGACAAGGAATTTTGGGCACTTGGAATAAGAGCGTATTAATCAAAGATATCAGCGACGGTACCAGCACGACATTGATGGTAGGGGAGCGGCATACAAAAGGCAGCAAAGTGGGTGGAATCTGGATTGGTGGATTCAGCAACGGCAGTAATAATGTCGATACCTTTTCGACCTGTGGTGAGATTCGGAATACAGCAAATAACTCTGCGACACCTTCAACCAACTTTTTAATTAATGGCCCGCATAACAGAGCCTATTCCAGTATGCATGTGGGCGGTTGTCACTTTCTATACGCAGATGGGCACGCCGGATTTATCAGCGAAAACATTGACTCCGACACTCTGATCGATATGTGCACCTTCGATCGAGATGAAGTCGTCAGCGAGATCTAGTCTGTGTACAGCGCAAATGAAAACGTCTGTCTTCTTAATTAAGACAGACGTTTTCGATTGGCAGGTTCCTGCTTCAACAATAGTCTTTTGAGAAACTGGAATCCAGTAAGGTCGTATCATCTGGTTCTGGAGTCGTCTCTTTCGGCATATCCTTTGGACCAGAATCGTCTCCGCAACCAGTCGCCAAACCTGTGATTCCACAAAGACAAATCAGCATCAAAAATGTTTTTTTCATAGTAGTTCCTTTGTCTCAGAGCTAAAAATCATTCACTAAAATTCGCCGATGGTTTCACCCCCCATCATGCTGCCCAATGCCCCCCAGACACCATAAGGGCTCTTGCCAGTCGTAGCCTGAGCGGCGCTCGTATTGCCGGTATCGATATTTTCGCTAACGAACCGGACCGCACCATCCCCCATCAATACGTGACAACCGCCTGTATGCAGACTGCTGGCAGAGTAGATGCCCCATCCCTGATGGCCACTGGAAGAACAGGATGGACTGTTGGGGGCCAGAACAGTTGTGATACCAGAGTAGAACGGGTAGCCAATGGCCCAGCGTTGCCCCATACGGTGGCTGTCCATCGTGACGTTGTAGGAATTCCCTGTTACCGTTGCCAGACAGGCAGACGGGTTTGTATCCAGGTTGGAGATATTAGCTGCGACACGCCCCAGATAGGAACCGGTTCCTCCCAGTTCCCGTTCTGCCATCAGAATCGTATTACTGGTTCCGTCCACAAAGTCGCGCATGCGAGTATCGGACAACCAACCAAAAGGTCCACGTGGATTCTTCGAGGAAATGTTATCGTTAATGGTGTCTCCCACACTCAGGCAGTAGCTGCGTGGCGCCAGTCCCCCTTCTGCACGTGGAGGAACGGGGGAAGAAGGGCAGAGCATGATGTCCAGATGCGGTTGTGGAAACGTAGCCGCACTATTGGGGCGGCCGCCCTGACTGGGCAGAGAAGAAATTTCGTTCCAGAGATTTGCCTGGTCAAGGAAAGGCAACAGGAAAACAATCCCACTCATCCAGCTGCGATTGCCGGTCCCGGTATCTACCAGGCCGGCTCCCGTGACATCGCCCCCCGCGCCTCCTTTCAGGCAAGGCAACATGCGATAGGTCTCTGAATAATTATGCATTGCCAGACCAAACTGTTTCAAATTATTCTTACATTGTGAGCGACGGGCCGCTTCGCGCGCCTGCTGGACGGCGGGCAGCAGCAAGGCAATTAAGATCGCGATAATGGCAATCACAACGAGTAACTCAATGAGCGTGAAACCACGAATCCGGTTTCCTGGTGGTGACTGTTGCATGATTCTCTCCTTCTATTCTTATGAATAATGACGTTGCTTGAGTTCGATTCAGGTATCAGCTTGAGAACAAGGTGTACCATTCCGAAAGTTCAATGATTTGGAGAACGCTTTCTGATAAAAATATTCAAGGGGACGCTACCAGCACTCGAAATTCGTCAACATAAGTCGTCCCCGTGAACAACTGAAAAGACAGTTTTTTTCGATCTGGTGAAAGTACAATGACATCCTGTCTGGTTCCGTCCTTGGAGAGCCTGGTTTCGATTTCCTGATGCTTAATCTTCTGGCCTGGAAATTGATGAAACATTGGATTCAGATACTCATCCGATGCTTCCAACATTTGATTCGTCGTGATAATGCCTAGTACGGGTTGCTTGAAAACGATTTCGCCGGCGACCGGCATCATGTCGTCCTGGTTACTGGCGGGATCATAGTACACACGGTAGCAATCCACTTTCATGCCACGCGAAATGAGGTCCGATTCTTTTTCGATCTGGTCGTAAGACCAATAGCTGCCGGGTTGAGAGATCGAGACCTTGAGATCAGAATCCAGTTGCACATCGCGTTTTTCCGGAAACAGAAATACGGTTTCATCTCGTTCCAGTACCTGAAACGTGCCCCGGGCAATCGCAGCTGGCAGGTGTTCCTGAAAGACGACCGATTCCGAAAAGCTGAGAACTGGATAATCTCGTGAGATCAGGGGAATAAAATCGCTGCTGGAATAGTTTTGTGTTTGTATTTTTCTGGTGACCGAATCAATCCTTACTGCTTCATTTGCCCGAATTTCATGCGTTGATCCATCGGTCGTGCCGCTGCCGACCTGCACCTTCCCACGATAGACTTTCACGTCGGTATTTTGCTCTGCACCAACATTGACTGAAAACGAGGTGCCCAGATCAATGATTCGGCCGGCATGGGTCTCCACCGTAAAACCGTGTCCCGCTTCGGGGATGTCGGCAACTAACATTCCCTCTTCAAGAGAAATCTCGTTCGATCCGCTGGTAGTAAACAGAGCGGGCGCTTTCACATGAACGATGGAGCCTGACCCAAAGCGGATTTCGATTTCGCCCCGGAGCAGATGCCGATACGAACCAGACAATAAAGGCTCTTCCTGAGTGATGGGACCGGATTTCCAATGACTGTCCTGCAAAGGAATGACGTGCGCAACGGGTGATGTCAGATGTACAAACAACAGCCCCCCCAATACGAGACAGACACAAGTGAGGGCATAAAGAATCTGACTCCAGTTTCGGTTGGAAACCTGGATCGATGCTGCCAGATGTGTCGGTTCCTGTGAGTCAGGACTGTCTGTATAAACCCATTCTAACTGCGCTTGTAACACCGAAAACTGGGCAAAGAAAATTCTGGCTTCCGGATCTGATTTCAAACGATCCTGAAGCAGACTGAGCTTTGCTTCATCCAACTGGTTGTCAAAATAGAGCGCCACCAGTTTCGGGAGCGGGTCTTCCCATTGAGCTGAAAGTTCTCTGATCATCAGATGCGAGACCTTGCTGCGATTGTTTTTTGGATGCAATCCTGAAGTCGCAGCCTGATCCTCAACAACATCACACCAATCGCTTTTTCTGACTTTCCCCAATAGCTGGCTATATTTTTGAGGGGCATGAATTGGCCATATCGCTGCTTCATCATGGTCTGTTTGTCATCAGGCAGTAACGTAATACAGGAACGCAAGGCTTCGATCTGATCATTGAAAAGATCGGGCATGCTCTCAATTGTTTCAGACATGCTGTCGAGCAACTCATCATCGAACAACAGCCGGCTTCGCTTTTTATCACGCCAGTACGATTGAATTTTGTAAAATGCGACCTTACGTGACCAGGCAAGGAAATTGGTACCGGGAGTAAAACTATCTCGCTTTTCCAGCAGACATTGGTTGATATCCTGCAGCAAATCACGTGCATCCGTCGTATTTCCAATCAGAGAAAGGACATACGCATGAAGTGGCCCCTGGTGCTGCAACAGTTGCTGAAAAAACACGTTGTTAACAACGACTTCGTTCATCGGATCATTTTCAATTTCTAATCTGCATCTGGTTAATCTTTGATGAATCGGTGAGCCCTTCTTACTTCATTCCAGTGAGGGGGGGTGACGCTACAGGGAAAATCTACTTTTTCCATATTTTTCTCGTTTTTGATTTATCAAAAGCGTTTTAACGCGAATTTTCTTTTCATGCTCGACGGTAATCGTCGTAATGGATTAGAGAGAAACACCACTGTTCGTGCAGGTTCGTACTGAGAAACAAGGCAGAGAGAGCAATTCCGGTGCAACTGCAGCAGAAATCGGTTTTATTAAAGGGATTTTCCGGAATCTCTATTATGGAACAGCGATGTTCTTAACAAGCTGTGATATTCGACTGTTTAATACGTTATTCCCAATATGTTCGTATTTCGAATACCTGGTCAAATAAACGGAAACAGACGGATTATAAATTCTCAGGAGACATTGATGGGCAATTCGAAACAGTATGTGATTCGAGGCGGGATCGAAGGCCGGGAGCGATTGCGAATTTTGGCTCGCGTAATGCATGAAAGTACGGGAACGCTGCTCAATCGTCTGGAACTGACGGACGGACAGACATGCCTGGACGTCGGTTGTGGCGGCGGTGATGTCACCCGAGAGCTTGCCAGCCGCGTCGCACCAGCGGGCAAAGCGGTGGGAACGGATATCGATGCCACGAAACTCGAGATCGCCCGCGAGGAATCCCGGGAAGCATCCATCAACAATATCGAGTTTCGTTTGTCAGACCTTTGTGAAGCACTGGGGGCTCCTGAATTTGACGTTGTCTATTCGCGATTTCTGCTAACCCACCTCAGTGACCCGGTCGGTGCGGTTAAATCGTTCTTACGCCAACTGCGTCCCGGCGGCATTCTCGCTCTGGAAGATATCGACATCAGTGGTTCGTTTGCCTGGCCGGAATCGCCGGCCTTCCAAAGATTTTATAACCTCTTCTGCGCAGTGGTGCGAAACAGAGGAGGCGACCCGAATATGGGACAACGCCTGCCACTGCTGATGAAAGAATGCGGCCTGGAAGCAATCCAGGTCTCGGTCGTTCAACCAACCGGACTGACCGGCGACGTGAAGCGGCTCAATGGCCTGACGATGGAAAACATCGCTGACGCTGTCCTGGCAGATGAGCTTGCGACGACTGAAGAAATCACTCAGATTGTCAGAGAGCTTAACGACTACGCCGACGACGAACGAACCCTGACAGGAGTCCCCCGCGTCGTACAAGTCTGGGGACGATTACCCTTCGCTTGAGAGCTTTACTTCCATTTAAAACGAAATGAAACAAAGAGGAAACTTCTTCATACCTTTTCCAAAATTGCATCCAAAGAAGAAATTTCTGTTGGAGCCAAATTCGTTTTTCTGGAGCGAACCAGTTGATAGCCCTGAATTCCTAATCGGGCCGGACCTTCTACATCTGATTTCAGACTGTCCCCGACCATCAACGTTTGTTGTGGCAAAGCTTTTAGCATGTTTAGTGTGATCTGATAGATCTCGGGATCTGGTTTAATCAAACCACAGTCGCAGGAAAAAACAATCACGTCAAAAAACTGTCCCAGATGATGTTTGAAGAAGGGGTATTTATAAGGCGTGGCAAGATTAGAAATGACAGCCGTCTGAATATTGCGTATCTTCAAAGCCTCCAGTGTCGAGATCGTATCTGAAAACAAAACAGCTGATTCCAAATCTTCCTGCAGTTGTTTTAACAGCGTGGTCAAATCTTCCTGCTGGTCCAGGCTTATCATCTCTGTGAATTGATCCAGCGTAAAACAGTCAGTGGTCATAGCCAGCCTAATGGCCTTGCGAGTATTGATCCCCCTGTTTCTTTGGGCCAAATGAAGAAATGGTTTGGTATCCCGCTCCAAATGAATGAGTGTTCCATACAAATCAAAAATGACCGATTGAATCATAGCCTGTTAACTATCCCGTTGATTCTTATTACACCCCGGATCCAGGGGGACGGGTTTGCCTGTTTTTTCGATCGGGTGCGTGAAGAGATACTTCCAGACATCTTCGTGAATGTAGTTGCCCTTGGCATCTTTGCCGGCATTACCGCCGGGAACGACGGAGGAATGGGCGCGGCGGGTATTCTGTTTCACATCAAAGTCCGTGATCAACCGCCGTGTATTTCCATAAGGGGGCTTTGCTTTATCGACATTGACGATCGGACCAAATTCATGCAGCCCAATCAGTTCCCACGAACGGCAGTAATGATCTGCGGTCCAGCCGCCATCTAAAACATGCGAAAAACCGAAGTAGCGATTTTCAGGTGTCGCGGAAGGGAGCGACTGCCAGTTCTGTAGTTGATCCCGTGGACCACAAAACATAACCACACGGCCGACCTTTTGATGTTTGGCAAAGCGGGCTGCGGTCGTCGAGCCGTGAGAACTGCCCGCCATAATCACATCTTCCCAGCGAAGGTCTTTCCCATCCGGCGTCAGATAATAATCCCATTTGCCTTGTGGATTGTTTTTCGCCAGCCATTTCACAAACTGCAACGCGCGTTCTTTCATGCCATCCGGTTTGGAAATCTCCACCTGATTACTGAAATTTTCTCCGGTTGCTGCTTCCAGACGCACGTTACCCCGGCACGTTTCTCCCACAGGCTGTTCCCGACATATTTTAGAGAACCAGCGGTTGGCGTAATGCACTTGAATGGCATGCAGGCCGTAACTGGAGAGCCGA
This window of the Gimesia fumaroli genome carries:
- a CDS encoding DUF1559 domain-containing protein; its protein translation is MKRNSFRRSGFTLIELLVVIAIIAILIALLLPAVQQAREAARRSQCKNNLKQIGLALHNYHGSHRTFPSGIIRLGSKPDWNNLLGWGTMILPYLDQGPLYNKINVNQAWMTGGGSASNLNEPAAKTGLPAFVCPSDAGKLINKDSWKVVDPNTSSTKTEGVGKSNYLGLRGSRRLSDFGGGTTARMRQGILGTWNKSVLIKDISDGTSTTLMVGERHTKGSKVGGIWIGGFSNGSNNVDTFSTCGEIRNTANNSATPSTNFLINGPHNRAYSSMHVGGCHFLYADGHAGFISENIDSDTLIDMCTFDRDEVVSEI
- a CDS encoding DUF1559 domain-containing protein codes for the protein MQQSPPGNRIRGFTLIELLVVIAIIAILIALLLPAVQQAREAARRSQCKNNLKQFGLAMHNYSETYRMLPCLKGGAGGDVTGAGLVDTGTGNRSWMSGIVFLLPFLDQANLWNEISSLPSQGGRPNSAATFPQPHLDIMLCPSSPVPPRAEGGLAPRSYCLSVGDTINDNISSKNPRGPFGWLSDTRMRDFVDGTSNTILMAERELGGTGSYLGRVAANISNLDTNPSACLATVTGNSYNVTMDSHRMGQRWAIGYPFYSGITTVLAPNSPSCSSSGHQGWGIYSASSLHTGGCHVLMGDGAVRFVSENIDTGNTSAAQATTGKSPYGVWGALGSMMGGETIGEF
- a CDS encoding FecR domain-containing protein, translating into MIRELSAQWEDPLPKLVALYFDNQLDEAKLSLLQDRLKSDPEARIFFAQFSVLQAQLEWVYTDSPDSQEPTHLAASIQVSNRNWSQILYALTCVCLVLGGLLFVHLTSPVAHVIPLQDSHWKSGPITQEEPLLSGSYRHLLRGEIEIRFGSGSIVHVKAPALFTTSGSNEISLEEGMLVADIPEAGHGFTVETHAGRIIDLGTSFSVNVGAEQNTDVKVYRGKVQVGSGTTDGSTHEIRANEAVRIDSVTRKIQTQNYSSSDFIPLISRDYPVLSFSESVVFQEHLPAAIARGTFQVLERDETVFLFPEKRDVQLDSDLKVSISQPGSYWSYDQIEKESDLISRGMKVDCYRVYYDPASNQDDMMPVAGEIVFKQPVLGIITTNQMLEASDEYLNPMFHQFPGQKIKHQEIETRLSKDGTRQDVIVLSPDRKKLSFQLFTGTTYVDEFRVLVASP
- a CDS encoding sigma-70 family RNA polymerase sigma factor; this translates as MNEVVVNNVFFQQLLQHQGPLHAYVLSLIGNTTDARDLLQDINQCLLEKRDSFTPGTNFLAWSRKVAFYKIQSYWRDKKRSRLLFDDELLDSMSETIESMPDLFNDQIEALRSCITLLPDDKQTMMKQRYGQFMPLKNIASYWGKSEKAIGVMLLRIRLRLQDCIQKTIAARSRI
- a CDS encoding class I SAM-dependent methyltransferase, with protein sequence MGNSKQYVIRGGIEGRERLRILARVMHESTGTLLNRLELTDGQTCLDVGCGGGDVTRELASRVAPAGKAVGTDIDATKLEIAREESREASINNIEFRLSDLCEALGAPEFDVVYSRFLLTHLSDPVGAVKSFLRQLRPGGILALEDIDISGSFAWPESPAFQRFYNLFCAVVRNRGGDPNMGQRLPLLMKECGLEAIQVSVVQPTGLTGDVKRLNGLTMENIADAVLADELATTEEITQIVRELNDYADDERTLTGVPRVVQVWGRLPFA
- a CDS encoding HAD family hydrolase; the encoded protein is MIQSVIFDLYGTLIHLERDTKPFLHLAQRNRGINTRKAIRLAMTTDCFTLDQFTEMISLDQQEDLTTLLKQLQEDLESAVLFSDTISTLEALKIRNIQTAVISNLATPYKYPFFKHHLGQFFDVIVFSCDCGLIKPDPEIYQITLNMLKALPQQTLMVGDSLKSDVEGPARLGIQGYQLVRSRKTNLAPTEISSLDAILEKV
- a CDS encoding BPSS1187 family protein, whose protein sequence is MHLKSLCFLVLLTLVFVSPLQAEGKRPLRYSDPKPQEYKLTARASEIDPRTKEHPEIDFVFEAKGKVQDLEHAVVDTRVKPRGKLVIWLMGYNSRLFDRLSSYGLHAIQVHYANRWFSKICREQPVGETCRGNVRLEAATGENFSNQVEISKPDGMKERALQFVKWLAKNNPQGKWDYYLTPDGKDLRWEDVIMAGSSHGSTTAARFAKHQKVGRVVMFCGPRDQLQNWQSLPSATPENRYFGFSHVLDGGWTADHYCRSWELIGLHEFGPIVNVDKAKPPYGNTRRLITDFDVKQNTRRAHSSVVPGGNAGKDAKGNYIHEDVWKYLFTHPIEKTGKPVPLDPGCNKNQRDS